GCGGGCTTGACCGTGCGGCTGACAAAGCGGGAGTAGTCGGGGGCGTAGGTGAACCAGCCGATGCCCCAGCCGATGCCGATGACGGTCATGATGGCGGACATGGCGGCGATGCGCGGCATGCCCTCCAGCACGTGGCCGGCCGGGCCTGCATAGCCCCAGTTGATGTCAAGGTGTGTCCAGGCGATGATGGACATCGCGACCAGGACGATGATGGTTGGCGGCATGGTGATGCGTTCAAACTTGGCGATGGCGCGGTATCCCCGGTAGCAAATCGCCACCTGGATGGACATGATGATCGCGGCGACAAGGATGCGCACCGGAATGTTTTGCTGGTGGGGGTCAACCCAACCGATCATGCCGAACAGGGCCATGACCAGGTCAAGGATGACCCAGGTGTTCACAGCCGACCAGCCAATGGCGATGGTGGCCTGGATGGCGGCCGGAAGGTAGGCGCCGCGCCGGCCAAACGCGCCGCGTGCCAGCAGCATTCCCGTGGCGCCCGTACGCTGGCCAAGGATGACGAAGAAGCCAAAGCCGGCCATGCCGATGGCGTTTCCAACGATCAGCACGATCAAGGTGTCGCGCAGCCCCAGCCCCAGCTGGATCCCGAGGGCCCCGAGGATCCAGTTGATGGGGGCGACGTTGGCGCCCGCCCAGATCCAAAACTGGCCGGACAGCCTGGTGGTCCGTGCCGATTCCGGGATGGGCTGCAGAACGTCTTCAACGTCGATGGTCGCAGTTTCAGGCGACCGTTGCTTGCTGCGGTTCATGCGCGTCTCGATTCACTACGGTGTGATTGCAGGGGGACTTGGTGGGATTGACGATTGACCCAGCTTATGGGTGATTTGGCCCACATCATAGATACTTTTTGATTACACTTAGCCCAAAAGCAGCGACATAATGTCGCCTGTCCACGAAGGAATGCCATGATCACGCTCGCCGAGGTCCTTGCCTCCCAGTCCATGTCCGCCGCCGACCCCATGCTGTGCAGCGACGTCCCGGGAACCCTGCACCGGGTGGTCCGGTGGGTGCATTCCAGCGAGGTGCTGGAGATCGCCCCGCTGCTGCGCGGCGGAGAGCTGCTGCTCTCCGGCGGCGAGGCGCTGCTTGCCCTTCCATCGAAGGAGCAGGAGGACTACGTCCGCAGCCTGGCTGTCCGGAACATCGCTGCCTTGGCAGTGCAGTCGGCCGGCAGGGCCGACCCGCTGCCCGAGGGCCTCATTGCCGCGGCCAACGCGAACGGGCTGCCGCTGATTGACCTGCGGGCGGTGGCCCCCTTTGTCGACATTGCCGAAGCAGTGAACCGGCTGGTGGTCAATGAACAGGCGGCTGCGCACCAGGTGGTCGACGACGTCTCCCGCAGGATTGCGCGCCAGATCACCGACAAGGGCCCGCACGTCCCAACCATCCTGGAGTTGGTGGCCGCGGGGCTGGCGGCCGAAGTGTCGCTGGCGGCCCCCGACGGCCAGCCCCTGGGTCATGCGGGCGGCGCGGCTGACGACGGCGGTTCAAGGGCGGTGGCCGGCATTGTGGTGGGCGGCCAGCTGGCCGCCCAACTGACACTGCGGTCCGCGTCGCCGGATCCATTCCTGCTCGAACTGGCGGCCGACCGGCTCTCCGGCATCCTGGCGCTGGCGCTCGCGCAGGCCTTCCACCCGACGCCGGCCCAAGTCGCCGAGGCGAGCCTGCTGGAGGCGGTGCTGGAGGACGGCAGCGCGGGGTCCATCAGGCGGCTGTGGCTGCAGGCCGGGCTGCAGCCCGGCCAGGCGGCGGTCATGGCCGTCTTCCGGACGTACGGCAGGGACGCCGACTTCGCCGCCGTCGCACGGGCCCTGCGCACGGGGGCGGTGAACGTCAGATCCCATTTGTGGGACGGGGACCTGGCGGTGCTCTTCGCCCTGCCGCAGCACAGTGCGCGGACGGCGCGCGAAGCGCTGCTGCGTGCGGCGCGGGACGCAGTGGGCGCCTTGGACGTCTGTGCGGCCTTCGGGCCATGGGTGGCCGACGGCCCGAGCGCGCACAAGTCCTATGTTGAGGCGCGGGAAATTCTGGGATATGCGGAGGCGTCAGCCGGCGAGGTGCTGGATGCCATGGATTTCCTGGGCCGGCGGATCCTCGGCGCCGTGCCGGATCCGGCATTCCTGGGCCCCTATGTGCGTGCGACGGTGGGGGGAATAGTGGACTGGGACCAGAAGCATGGCACGGCCCTGCTGGCGACACTGCTGTGCTGGCTTGAATCGGGGTGTAACACGACGGGATCGGCGCTCACCTTGAACATTGAGCGGCAGACCATGCACAAGCGCCTGAACAAGATTCACGAACTGCTCGACGGCGACCCCCGCACCTCCGGCAGGCTGTCCGCCATCCACATCGCCGCGGCGGTGGCCGCAACCGCGCCGCCCTCCTCGCGTATGTCCGGCAGAAACGCCTAGAGGACGCTGCGGACCGTCCTTTCGAAGCTGGTCACGTGCTCCAGGGCCAGGCTGCCGGCCAGCTCGGCCTCTCCGTCGGCAATGGCCCGGAGCAGGGTGCTGTGCTCGGCGATGTGTCCGGCCACGGACGGGATCTTGTCCAGCACCAGGCACCAGATGCGCGTAGCCAAGTTGTCATAGCGGATGAGCACGTCCTCCAGGTGCGGATTCGCGGCGGCCGCATAGATCTGCCGGTGCACCATGATGTCGTAGCGCATGAGCGCCAGCTGGTCCGTGCCGCCGGGGCCGGAACCTGCAATGTCGGCGGCGAGTTCCCGCAACGTTTCGCGCATGCCGGGCGTTGCCGTGCGGGCCGCACGCCGGGCTGCCAGGGGCTCCAGCAGTTCGCGGATTTCGGAGATGTCTGCCAGCTCGGTGATGTCCACCCGGGTTGCGAAGGTTCCGCGGCGCGGGTAGGAGACCACCAGGTGGTCGCTCTCCAACCGCTTGAGTGCCTCGCGCACCGGTGTGCGTCCCATCCCCAGCCTGGCGGACAGCGCCGAGTCGTTGATGGCTTCTCCCGGGCGTATCTCCAGCATGATCAGCTGGTCGCGCAGGTGCCGGTAGGCCTGCTCGGCGAGGGGCAGGCCCGTGCCTTCGGCCACCTCGTTGTCCACCGCAAGACTCATCATCTCTCCTCCTTGCTGCCGCTCTGCTTTGCGCGGGCCAAATGGGCTGAATGTTGCTGTTGGTCAAACAGCCCCTTGACTCGGCGTGATCTACAACATATTGTTGCATTCAATCTAATATATCAGTCATGTATTAGTTGGCCAGTAGTTGTGGACTACATACGAATTGCAAAGGAGCAACCCATGGTAGATGTACTCACCGGCACCCTGGCCGGCGTGGACGCCGAGGTTGATGCGGCCATCGCGGCCGAACTTGGGCGCCAGCAGACGACGCTGGAAATGATCGCCTCCGAAAACTTCGCCCCCGCCGCCGTCATGGCGGCCCAAGGCTCTGTCTTGACCAACAAGTACGCCGAGGGGTACCCCGGAAAGCGGTACTACGGCGGCTGCGAGCACGTTGATGTGATCGAGCAGCTGGCCATCGACCGGGTCAAGGCCCTGTTCGGCGCCGAGGCCGCCAACGTCCAGCCGCACTCCGGCGCGCAGGCCAACGCGGCAGCCATGTTTGCGCTGCTGGAGCCGGGCGACACCATCATGGGCCTCGACCTGGCCCACGGCGGCCACCTGACCCACGGCATGCGCATCAACTTCTCGGGCAAGCTGTACAACGTGGTTCCCTACCACGTGAGCGAATCCGACATGAGAGTGGACATGGCCGAGGTGGAGGCGCTGGCCCTTGAACACCGGCCCAAGCTGATCGTGGCCGGGTGGTCCGCCTACACCCGCCAGCTCGACTTCGCCGAGTTCCGGCGCATCGCCGACCTGGTGGACGCGTACCTCATGGTGGACATGGCACACTTTGCCGGCCTGGTGGCAGCCGGGCTGCACCCGAACCCGGTGCCCTACGCCGACGTCGTCACCACCACGACGCACAAAACCCTCGGCGGTCCCCGCGGCGGCGTCATTCTCAGCCGCGAATCGCTGGCCCGCAAGATCAATTCCGCAGTGTTCCCCGGCCAGCAGGGCGGGCCGCTGGAACACGTGGTCGCCGCGAAGGCCGTGTCCTTCAAGATCGCCGCTTCCGACGCCTTCAAGGACCGCCAGCAGCGCACCCTGGAAGGGGCGAAGATCCTGGCCGAGCGCCTGCTGGCCCCGGATGTCGCCGAATACGGTATTTCGGTGGTGGGCGGCGGCACCGACGTCCACCTGGTCCTGGTGGACCTGCGCAACTCCGAGCTGGACGGCCAGCAGGGCGAGGACCGCCTGCACCGGATCGGCATCACCGTCAACCGCAACGCCGTCCCCTTCGACCCGCGCCCGCCCATGGTTTCCTCCGGGCTGCGCATCGGCACCCCGGCCCTGGCCACCCGCGGATTCGGTGCGGCCGAGTTCACCGAGGTGGCTGACATCATCGCCGAGGCCATCAAGGGCGAACTCAGCGAAGAGACCGCCATGCTGCTCCGCGACCGGGTCACCGTCCTGGCAGAAAAGTTCCCGCTGTACCCCCACCTCTCCGGCACCGACGTTTCCAACGCGGCCGGAACCCCCCAGAACGGAGTTGCCCAGTGAGCACCGAACACCTGCCCGAACACCCGGAATTCCTGTGGCGCAACCCGGACCCCAAAAAGTCCTACGACGCCGTGATCGTCGGCGGAGGCGGGCACGGCCTGGCCACCGCCTACTTCCTGGCCAAGAACCACGGGATGACAAACATCGCCATCCTGGAAAAGGGATGGCTGGCCGGCGGCAACATGGCCCGGAACACCACCATCATCCGTTCCAACTACCTGTGGGATGAAAGCGCCGCCATCTACGAGCACTCCCTCAAGCTGTGGGAGATCCTGCCCGAGGAGCTGGAGTACGACTTCCTGTTCAGCCAGCGCGGTGTCATGAACCTTGCCCACACACTGGGCGACGTGCGCGAAAGCATGCGCCGCGTCGGCGCCAACCAGCTCAACGGCATCGACGCCGAGTGGCTGGACCCGAAGCAGGTCAAGGAACTGTGTCCCATCCTTAACATCAGCGACAACATCCGCTACCCCGTCATGGGCGCCACCTACCAGCCCCGGGCCGGCATCGCCAAGCACGACCACGTGGCCTGGGCGTTCGCCCGCAAGTGCGACGAGTTGGGCGTGGACATCATCCAGAACTGCGAGGTCACCGGCTTCATCAAGGACGGCGACAAGGTCACCGGCGTGCAGACCAGCCGCGGCACCATCAACACCGAAAAGGTGGGCCTGTGCGCCGCCGGGCACAGCTCGGTCCTGGCCGAAATGGCCGGGTTCCGCCTGCCCATCCAGTCGCACCCGCTGCAGGCCCTCGTCTCGGAGCTGCACGAGCCGGTCCATCCCACGGTGGTCATGTCCAACCACGTGCACGTGTACGTCTCCCAGGCCCACAAGGGCGAACTCGTCATGGGCGCCGGCGTGGACTCCTACAACGGCTACGGACAGCGTGGCTCCTTCCACGTGATCGAGGAGCAGATGGCGGCCGCCGTCGAGCTGTTCCCCATTTTCGCCAGGGCACACGTGCTGCGCACCTGGGGCGGCATCGTGGACACCACGATGGACGCCTCGCCCATCGTCGGGACCACCCCGGTGGAAAACATGTTCGTGAACTGCGGCTGGGGAACGGGCGGCTTCAAGGGCACGCCCGCGGCCGGGCTGACGTTCGCACACACCATCGCCACCGGCACCCCGCACGAGCTGAACAAGCCCTTCTCGCTGGAACGCTTTGAAACCGGCGCCCTCATCGACGAGCACGGCGCCGCAGCCGTGGCCCACTGACCCGGCCCCACACAGGAAAGACCAGGAGCACACAATGTTGTTGTTTTCATGCCCCAACTGCGGGCCACGCAACGAAACCGAATTCCACTATGGCGGGCAGGCCCACGTGGCCTACCCCGAACAGCCGGGCGAACTCTCCGACCGCGAATGGGCGGAGTACCTCTTCTACCGCAAGAACACCAAGGGCCTCTTCGCCGAGCGGTGGGTGCACAGCGCCGGCTGCCGGAAGTGGTTCAACATGGTCCGCGACACCGTCAGCTATGAGATCCAGGCCATTTACGGGATGGGCGAACAGCCGCCGGAAGGCCTGACCGCGCCACCGGCCGCACAGGCCAAGTCCCAGCCCTTGGCACCCGCCGAGGCCAGCAACACCAACGCATCGGAAGGAGTGTAGAGATGACCGAGCAGAACAACCAGCCGAACAGGCTGCCCAGCGGCGGCCGGATCGACCGCAGCATCACCTGGAACTTCACCGTGGACGGCGTTCGGCACACGGGCCACCCGGGTGACACCGTGGCCTCCGCGCTGATCGCCAACGGCCGTCTGGCCGCCGGGAATTCACTGTATGAGGACCGTCCCCGCGGCATCCTCTCCGCCGGCGTCGAGGAATCCAACGCCCTCATCAAGGTGGCCGGACGCTTCCCCGGCCACGCCGCCGAATCCATGCTGCCCGCCACCGCCGTGCCCCTCGTCGACGGGCTCGAGGCCGAACTCCTGTCCGGCCTCGGCAAGCTGGACCCCACTGAGGACGAGGCCGTCTACGACAAAAAGTACGTCCACACCGACGTGCTCGTGGTCGGCGGGGGCCCCGCCGGGCTCGCCGCGGCCCGGGAGGCCGCCAGCACCGGCGCCCGCGTGATCCTCATCGACGACCAGCCGGAACTGGGCGGCGCCCTCCTCTCCGGCCGCGACGAGACTGTCGACGGCAAGCCCGCCCTCGAATGGGTGGCCGACGTCGAGGCGGAACTGCTGACCAGCGAGGAATGCACGGTGCTGCACCGCACCACCGTGTTCGGTTCCTACGACAGCAACTTCCTGATCGCCGTGCAGAACCGCACCGGCCACCTGGCGGAGGAACCCGGAGACGGCGTTTCCCGCCAGCGCATCTGGCACATCCGCGCCAAGCAGGTGGTCCTGGCCACCGGCGCCCACGAACGCCCGATCGTCTTTGAAAACAACGACCGCCCCGGCATCATGCTGGCCTCCGCCGCCCGCACCTACCTCAACCGCTATGGCGTCGCGGCCGGATCACGCGTGGTCATCGGCACCACGAACGACAGCGCCTACCAGCTCGCCGCGGACCTGCTCAGCGCGGGTGTCGGGGTGGCCGCCGTCGTCGACGCCCGCCAGCAGCTCTCCCCGGTCGCTTCATCGGCCGCAGACAGCATCCGCGTCATCACGGGCAGCGCCGTGGTCAACACGTCCGGGGAGTCCCGCGTCAACAAGGTCACGGTGTCCGCGATCGACGACGACGGCGCCCCCGTCGGTCCGGTCGAGGACATCGACGCAGACCTCCTGGCCGTCTCCGGCGGCTGGAGCCCCGTGGTGCACCTGCACAGCCAGGCGCAGGGCAAGGTCCGCTGGGACCTGGAACTGGCCGGCTTTGTGCCCTCCACCGTGGTCAAGAACCAGCAGACGGTGGGCGCCTGCCGCGGCAGCTACGCCCTCACCGACTGCGTAGCCGAAGGCGCCACGGCCGGCTCGGTGGCCGCCGTCAACGCCGGCTTTGCCACGGCCGACGCCGTTGCTGCCGCCACCGCCGCCGCGGCCCGCCCCGCCCGCCCGGCCCAGCCCACCGGACCCACCCGCCCGCTGTGGCTGGTCGGCGGGACGGAAGGAACGGCGTCGGACTGGCACCACCACTTCGTCGACTTCCAGCGCGACCAGAGCGTGGCGGACGTCTGGCGGTCCACCGGCGCCGGCATGCGCAGCGTCGAGCACATCAAGCGGTACACCTCCATCAGCACCGCGAACGACCAGGGCAAGACCTCCGGCGTGAACGCGATCGGCGTCATTGCCGCCGCGTTCCGCCAGCAGGGCACCGAAGTCGACCCCGACATCGGCGCCATCGGCACCACCACCTACCGGGCACCGTTCACTCCCGTCCCGTTCGTGGCCCTGGCCGGACGCCAGCGCGGCGAGCTGTTCGACGCCGCCCGCCGCACCTCCATCCACTCCTGGCACGAGGACCGCGGCGCACTGTTCGAGGACGTCGGCCAGTGGAAGCGCCCCTGGTACTACCCGCAGCCGGGCGAGGACATGGACGCGGCCGTGCTGCGCGAATGCGCCGCCGTCCGCGACTCCGTGGGCTACATGGACGCCACCACGCTGGGCAAGATCGAGATCCGCGGCAAGGACGCGGGGGAGTTCCTGAACCGGATCTACACCAACGCGTTCAAGAAGCTCGCCCCCGGCTCCGCCCGCTACGGCGTCATGTGCACCCCGGACGGCATGATCTTCGACGACGGCGTGACCCTGCGCCTGGACGACGACCGCTTCTTCATGACCACCACCACCGGCGGCGCCGCCAAGGTGCTGGACTGGCTGGAGGAATGGCAGCAGACCGAATGGCCGGATCTGGACGCCACGTTCACCTCGGTGACGGAGCAGTGGACCACCATCGCCGTCGTCGGGCCCAAGTCCCGCGCCGTCCTGGCCAAGGTGGCCCCTGGGCTGGACCTCTCCAACGACGAGTTCAAGTTCATGACCTTCAAGGAGACGGTCCTGGCCTCCGGCGTCGCCGCCCGGGTCTGCCGCATCTCCTTCTCCGGCGAGCTCGCCTACGAGATCAACGTCCCGGCCTGGTATGGCCTGGCGACGTGGGAGGCCGTCACGGAGGCCGGGGAGGAATTCAACATCACCCCCTACGGCACCGAGACGATGCACGTGCTCCGCGCCGAAAAGGGCTACCCGATCGTCGGCCAGGACACGGACGGCACCGTCACACCGGCGGACGCCGGCATGGACTGGGTGGTCTCCAAGGCCAAGGACTTCATCGGCAAGCGCTCCTACCAGCGCGCCGACGCCGTCCGCGAGGGCCGTAAGCACCTGGTCAGCGTGCTGCCGGTGGACGGCTCGATCAGGCTGCCGGAAGGAACGCAGCTCGTGGAAGCCGGCGTGGCCGTGAATCCCGCCTACGGGCCCGTGCCGATGCAGGGGTTCGTCACCTCCAGCTACCACAGCGCCGCGCTGGGACGGTCCTTCGGGCTGGCCCTGATCAAGGACGGCCGCAACCGGATCGGCGAACGCATGGTGGCCGCCGTCGGCCCCGAGCTGGTGGACGTGGTTATCGGGGAAACTGTACTTTTTGATGCCGAAGGGAAGCGCCGAGATGGTTAACACAGCAGAAAACACAGAGGTACTGGCACTGCGCCGGAGCCCGGCCCAGCACCTGTGGACGGAGTTCAGCGCCGGCTCGGTGGCCGGGTCGCGCGGGGTCAGCCTGCGTGAAGTACCGTTCCAGACCATGGTCGGCATCCGCGTCGACCCCCTCTCCGAGGCCGGCGCCAGGATCGGCGCACTGACGGGCGGACTGCCCGAGAGTTGCGGCAAGGTCGCGTCCGGCCCCCACGGGGTGTCCACCCTGTGGCTGGCCCCGGACGAGTTCCTCGCCATTGCCCCGGACCACGGCGTGGACGACGGCGGCTTCGTCGCCGGGCTGGTGACCGCCCTGGGCGACGGCGCCGGCCAGGTCATCGACCTCTCCAGCAACCGGACCACCTTTGAGCTGTCGGGACCCAGCGCCCGCGAGGTGCTGGAGAAGAGCTGTGCCGCGGACCTCCACCCGCGCACCTTCACCGAAGGCACGGCCATCACCACCGAGGTCGGCAAGATCCCGGTGCTGCTGTGGAAGACCGGGGCGGAGACTTTCCAGCTCTTCCCGCGGGCGTCGTTTGCCGACTACCTGGGCCGCTGGCTCCTGGACGGCATGCGGGAGTTCGCCGCTGCAGGACACCCGACATGGCTCTGAGCGTTCTTGACCTGTTTTCCATCGGCATCGGGCCCTCCTCCTCCCACACGGTGGGCCCGATGCGGGCGGCCAAGCGCTTTGCCGACGGCCTGGCGCACGACGGCGAGATGTCCGGCGTCGTCCGCGTGAAGGCGGAGCTCTTCGGCTCCCTGGGCGCCACGGGCCGCGGGCACGGCTCCGATAAGGCAGTGGTGCTCGGACTGCAGGGGCACGACCCCGAAACCGTCGACACGCACAGGGCCGACGACCTCGTGGCCGAGTCCGCCCTGGACGCGGCGCTGATGCTCGGCGGCACCCACCGGGTCGACTTCAACTACGGCGAGGACGTGGTCCTGCACCGGCGCAAGTCGCTGCCGGCCCACCCGAACGGCATGACCTTCCGTGCCGTTGACCACCGCGGGGAGGTGGTGCGCGAGCGCACCTACTATTCCGTGGGCGGCGGCTTTGTGGTGGACGAGGAGGCCGTGGGTGCGGACCGGGTGGTCATGGACGAGACCGTGCTGCCCCATCCCTTCACCACCGCGGACGAGCTGCTGGCCATCTGCCGGCGGGAGGGCCTGTCCATTGCCGAGGTCATGCTCGCCAACGAGATGGTGTGGCACACGGAGGAAGACCTGCGCGCCAAGCTGCTGAACATCTGGTCCGTCATGCAGGCCTGCGTGGCCAACGGCTGCGCAGCCGACGGCATCCTGCCCGGCGGGTTGAAGGTGACGCGGCGGGCGCCCGGGCTGCTGCGCGACCTCCAGACGCCGGACGATGCCGCGGACCCGCTGCTGGCCATGGAATGGGTCAACCTCTTTGCCCTGGCCGTCAACGAGGAAAACGCCGCCGGCGGCCGGATCGTCACCGCCCCCACCAACGGGGCGGCCGGCATCATTCCGGCCGTGCTGCACTACTACATGAAGTTTGTGCCGGGCGCCAATGACGACGGCGTCGTGCGGTTCCTGCTGACGGCCGCCGCCATCGGCATCCTCTTCAAGCTCAACGCCTCCATCTCCGGCGCGGAGGTTGGCTGCCAGGGGGAGGTGGGCTCGGCATGCTCCATGGCCGCCGGCGCGCTGTGCGAGGTGCTGGGCGGGACCCCGGTCCAGGCCGAGAACGCCGCCGAGATTGGCATTGAGCACAACCTCGGCCTGACCTGCGACCCGGTGGGCGGGCTGGTGCAGATCCCGTGCATCGAACGCAACGCCATCGCCAGCGTCAAGGCCATCAACGCGGCACGGCTGGCCCTGCACGGGGACGGCAGCCAAAAGGTGTCATTGGACAAGGCAATCGAGACGATGCGCCAGACAGGAGCGGACATGATGACCAAGTACAAGGAAACCTCCCGCGGAGGCCTCGCCGTGAACGTGATTGAGTGCTGAGATGGGCGCCCTCGACACTGCCACGGAAACCGC
This genomic stretch from Arthrobacter dokdonellae harbors:
- a CDS encoding purine-cytosine permease family protein yields the protein MNRSKQRSPETATIDVEDVLQPIPESARTTRLSGQFWIWAGANVAPINWILGALGIQLGLGLRDTLIVLIVGNAIGMAGFGFFVILGQRTGATGMLLARGAFGRRGAYLPAAIQATIAIGWSAVNTWVILDLVMALFGMIGWVDPHQQNIPVRILVAAIIMSIQVAICYRGYRAIAKFERITMPPTIIVLVAMSIIAWTHLDINWGYAGPAGHVLEGMPRIAAMSAIMTVIGIGWGIGWFTYAPDYSRFVSRTVKPAKLFLVSVLGQFLPVVWLGILGASLATKNGQADPGQLIVSNFGTMAIPVILLVIHGPIATNIINLYTFGVAFQALDVKLSRRKLSILVGVLSMGAVIAFMFASDFAMILDSWLGTIVAWVATWGGIMAVHYFIFERHHKDFSYLFLDPKSTALKSINAPAFIAFFAGIVMTWLFMYGGMPILQGPIATAMGGIDLSWLAGTITSAGLYLALGYPRFRKRIKAGVPLGIRADLHDDAVLAEHGDACEDKHAEPAQLV
- a CDS encoding PucR family transcriptional regulator, with the translated sequence MITLAEVLASQSMSAADPMLCSDVPGTLHRVVRWVHSSEVLEIAPLLRGGELLLSGGEALLALPSKEQEDYVRSLAVRNIAALAVQSAGRADPLPEGLIAAANANGLPLIDLRAVAPFVDIAEAVNRLVVNEQAAAHQVVDDVSRRIARQITDKGPHVPTILELVAAGLAAEVSLAAPDGQPLGHAGGAADDGGSRAVAGIVVGGQLAAQLTLRSASPDPFLLELAADRLSGILALALAQAFHPTPAQVAEASLLEAVLEDGSAGSIRRLWLQAGLQPGQAAVMAVFRTYGRDADFAAVARALRTGAVNVRSHLWDGDLAVLFALPQHSARTAREALLRAARDAVGALDVCAAFGPWVADGPSAHKSYVEAREILGYAEASAGEVLDAMDFLGRRILGAVPDPAFLGPYVRATVGGIVDWDQKHGTALLATLLCWLESGCNTTGSALTLNIERQTMHKRLNKIHELLDGDPRTSGRLSAIHIAAAVAATAPPSSRMSGRNA
- a CDS encoding GntR family transcriptional regulator, coding for MSLAVDNEVAEGTGLPLAEQAYRHLRDQLIMLEIRPGEAINDSALSARLGMGRTPVREALKRLESDHLVVSYPRRGTFATRVDITELADISEIRELLEPLAARRAARTATPGMRETLRELAADIAGSGPGGTDQLALMRYDIMVHRQIYAAAANPHLEDVLIRYDNLATRIWCLVLDKIPSVAGHIAEHSTLLRAIADGEAELAGSLALEHVTSFERTVRSVL
- the glyA gene encoding serine hydroxymethyltransferase, producing the protein MVDVLTGTLAGVDAEVDAAIAAELGRQQTTLEMIASENFAPAAVMAAQGSVLTNKYAEGYPGKRYYGGCEHVDVIEQLAIDRVKALFGAEAANVQPHSGAQANAAAMFALLEPGDTIMGLDLAHGGHLTHGMRINFSGKLYNVVPYHVSESDMRVDMAEVEALALEHRPKLIVAGWSAYTRQLDFAEFRRIADLVDAYLMVDMAHFAGLVAAGLHPNPVPYADVVTTTTHKTLGGPRGGVILSRESLARKINSAVFPGQQGGPLEHVVAAKAVSFKIAASDAFKDRQQRTLEGAKILAERLLAPDVAEYGISVVGGGTDVHLVLVDLRNSELDGQQGEDRLHRIGITVNRNAVPFDPRPPMVSSGLRIGTPALATRGFGAAEFTEVADIIAEAIKGELSEETAMLLRDRVTVLAEKFPLYPHLSGTDVSNAAGTPQNGVAQ
- a CDS encoding sarcosine oxidase subunit beta family protein → MSTEHLPEHPEFLWRNPDPKKSYDAVIVGGGGHGLATAYFLAKNHGMTNIAILEKGWLAGGNMARNTTIIRSNYLWDESAAIYEHSLKLWEILPEELEYDFLFSQRGVMNLAHTLGDVRESMRRVGANQLNGIDAEWLDPKQVKELCPILNISDNIRYPVMGATYQPRAGIAKHDHVAWAFARKCDELGVDIIQNCEVTGFIKDGDKVTGVQTSRGTINTEKVGLCAAGHSSVLAEMAGFRLPIQSHPLQALVSELHEPVHPTVVMSNHVHVYVSQAHKGELVMGAGVDSYNGYGQRGSFHVIEEQMAAAVELFPIFARAHVLRTWGGIVDTTMDASPIVGTTPVENMFVNCGWGTGGFKGTPAAGLTFAHTIATGTPHELNKPFSLERFETGALIDEHGAAAVAH
- a CDS encoding sarcosine oxidase subunit delta: MLLFSCPNCGPRNETEFHYGGQAHVAYPEQPGELSDREWAEYLFYRKNTKGLFAERWVHSAGCRKWFNMVRDTVSYEIQAIYGMGEQPPEGLTAPPAAQAKSQPLAPAEASNTNASEGV
- a CDS encoding sarcosine oxidase subunit alpha family protein, which encodes MTEQNNQPNRLPSGGRIDRSITWNFTVDGVRHTGHPGDTVASALIANGRLAAGNSLYEDRPRGILSAGVEESNALIKVAGRFPGHAAESMLPATAVPLVDGLEAELLSGLGKLDPTEDEAVYDKKYVHTDVLVVGGGPAGLAAAREAASTGARVILIDDQPELGGALLSGRDETVDGKPALEWVADVEAELLTSEECTVLHRTTVFGSYDSNFLIAVQNRTGHLAEEPGDGVSRQRIWHIRAKQVVLATGAHERPIVFENNDRPGIMLASAARTYLNRYGVAAGSRVVIGTTNDSAYQLAADLLSAGVGVAAVVDARQQLSPVASSAADSIRVITGSAVVNTSGESRVNKVTVSAIDDDGAPVGPVEDIDADLLAVSGGWSPVVHLHSQAQGKVRWDLELAGFVPSTVVKNQQTVGACRGSYALTDCVAEGATAGSVAAVNAGFATADAVAAATAAAARPARPAQPTGPTRPLWLVGGTEGTASDWHHHFVDFQRDQSVADVWRSTGAGMRSVEHIKRYTSISTANDQGKTSGVNAIGVIAAAFRQQGTEVDPDIGAIGTTTYRAPFTPVPFVALAGRQRGELFDAARRTSIHSWHEDRGALFEDVGQWKRPWYYPQPGEDMDAAVLRECAAVRDSVGYMDATTLGKIEIRGKDAGEFLNRIYTNAFKKLAPGSARYGVMCTPDGMIFDDGVTLRLDDDRFFMTTTTGGAAKVLDWLEEWQQTEWPDLDATFTSVTEQWTTIAVVGPKSRAVLAKVAPGLDLSNDEFKFMTFKETVLASGVAARVCRISFSGELAYEINVPAWYGLATWEAVTEAGEEFNITPYGTETMHVLRAEKGYPIVGQDTDGTVTPADAGMDWVVSKAKDFIGKRSYQRADAVREGRKHLVSVLPVDGSIRLPEGTQLVEAGVAVNPAYGPVPMQGFVTSSYHSAALGRSFGLALIKDGRNRIGERMVAAVGPELVDVVIGETVLFDAEGKRRDG
- a CDS encoding sarcosine oxidase subunit gamma yields the protein MVNTAENTEVLALRRSPAQHLWTEFSAGSVAGSRGVSLREVPFQTMVGIRVDPLSEAGARIGALTGGLPESCGKVASGPHGVSTLWLAPDEFLAIAPDHGVDDGGFVAGLVTALGDGAGQVIDLSSNRTTFELSGPSAREVLEKSCAADLHPRTFTEGTAITTEVGKIPVLLWKTGAETFQLFPRASFADYLGRWLLDGMREFAAAGHPTWL
- a CDS encoding L-serine ammonia-lyase is translated as MALSVLDLFSIGIGPSSSHTVGPMRAAKRFADGLAHDGEMSGVVRVKAELFGSLGATGRGHGSDKAVVLGLQGHDPETVDTHRADDLVAESALDAALMLGGTHRVDFNYGEDVVLHRRKSLPAHPNGMTFRAVDHRGEVVRERTYYSVGGGFVVDEEAVGADRVVMDETVLPHPFTTADELLAICRREGLSIAEVMLANEMVWHTEEDLRAKLLNIWSVMQACVANGCAADGILPGGLKVTRRAPGLLRDLQTPDDAADPLLAMEWVNLFALAVNEENAAGGRIVTAPTNGAAGIIPAVLHYYMKFVPGANDDGVVRFLLTAAAIGILFKLNASISGAEVGCQGEVGSACSMAAGALCEVLGGTPVQAENAAEIGIEHNLGLTCDPVGGLVQIPCIERNAIASVKAINAARLALHGDGSQKVSLDKAIETMRQTGADMMTKYKETSRGGLAVNVIEC